The following proteins come from a genomic window of Pirellulales bacterium:
- a CDS encoding general secretion pathway protein GspB: MKSSELWQASLRDLKRNPRKALMLGLLAAVALYFWVPLVSGWLGRGGLGASSSTNAMGLSNTTETAAPTDDQPTFPWKAVAAAMRECPWSRPLTELSLARDPFAVPAKPVAEPAAPVVDLDLQAATTAGNDPDSLGLYLSGTIVGAGSRTATINGRVYRLGDRVLAQDDSLWTVVEIGARYVLLDRRGTVVKIKMQPSAAEKMRTREELTDPPAG, translated from the coding sequence GTGAAATCTTCCGAATTGTGGCAAGCCAGCCTCCGCGATCTGAAGCGCAATCCGCGCAAGGCGCTGATGCTCGGCCTGCTGGCGGCGGTGGCACTCTACTTCTGGGTACCGCTCGTCAGCGGCTGGCTCGGCCGCGGAGGACTCGGGGCATCTTCGTCGACGAACGCCATGGGACTATCGAACACCACCGAAACCGCCGCTCCGACGGACGACCAGCCGACCTTCCCTTGGAAGGCCGTGGCCGCCGCGATGCGCGAATGTCCTTGGTCGCGTCCGCTGACCGAGTTGTCTCTGGCACGCGATCCGTTTGCGGTTCCTGCAAAGCCCGTTGCAGAGCCTGCCGCGCCGGTCGTGGACCTGGACCTTCAGGCAGCAACCACCGCGGGGAACGATCCTGATTCGCTCGGGCTGTATCTGAGTGGAACGATTGTCGGTGCTGGCAGCCGCACGGCGACGATCAACGGCCGCGTCTACCGTTTGGGAGATCGCGTCCTGGCGCAGGACGACTCGCTGTGGACCGTCGTCGAGATCGGCGCGCGGTACGTGCTCCTCGATCGCCGCGGCACCGTGGTCAAGATCAAGATGCAACCCTCCGCGGCCGAGAAAATGCGCACCCGCGAAGAACTGACCGATCCACCGGCGGGCTGA
- a CDS encoding type 4a pilus biogenesis protein PilO codes for MNRNYSELKWNYRNSLIITAPLVVVTIVYFIYVYLPVQTEIAELRRERDGIELLARESQQLGAKLESTQQELAAVQKFIDEQPRRLMPLETAMDELASIPMLARQAGASMERFEPATAITTDKSLARIPVNVECSGSLSELFAFLGSLEALPSKFWVDDLKLEAGREAGQKTKCELKLVVFAERSTKSD; via the coding sequence ATGAATCGCAACTACAGCGAGCTGAAATGGAATTATCGCAACAGCCTGATCATCACCGCCCCGTTGGTGGTCGTAACGATCGTCTACTTCATCTACGTCTACCTGCCGGTGCAGACCGAGATCGCCGAACTGCGCCGCGAGCGTGATGGGATCGAATTGCTGGCGCGCGAATCGCAACAGCTGGGCGCAAAACTGGAATCAACCCAGCAGGAGCTCGCCGCAGTTCAAAAATTCATCGACGAGCAGCCCCGCAGGCTGATGCCGCTCGAGACGGCGATGGACGAGCTTGCAAGCATTCCGATGCTGGCGCGCCAGGCGGGCGCCAGCATGGAGCGCTTCGAACCCGCGACGGCGATCACCACCGACAAGTCGCTGGCCCGCATCCCCGTGAATGTGGAATGCAGCGGGAGCCTGAGCGAGCTGTTCGCGTTCCTCGGCAGCCTGGAAGCGTTGCCCAGCAAGTTCTGGGTCGACGACTTGAAGCTCGAAGCCGGCCGCGAAGCTGGGCAAAAGACAAAATGTGAATTGAAGCTGGTCGTGTTTGCCGAACGATCCACGAAATCCGATTAG